From one Brevibacterium sp. 'Marine' genomic stretch:
- a CDS encoding DUF2332 domain-containing protein — protein MTELEAETLRDYYGTFARLEAAGTSPIYAMWAEGVAADDEVISLLLELPRPKRQANLLFAAARHLGAGEGSYVQLRSWLLDHWDDVRELMLARSTQTNEAGRCATLLPVLAQIPGPIALIEVGASAGLCLYPDRYSYRFTVTEAAGRTAADDRTARGGAVTTDRSVPGTSGAKFEQSVTLDPANGPSPVVLECELANTTAPEHLPEVAWRAGIDLNPLNITDADQREWLTSLIWPEHESRRERLLAAASIAAADPPHLVRGDLLETVESLLAEVPSGTRPVVFHSAVLAYVDAEARARFAALMQSRDDVVWISNEGAGVLPDTRAQLETLGIEPDGRFVLSVDGQAVALTGPHGQSFTGLPQAR, from the coding sequence ATGACCGAGCTCGAGGCCGAGACACTGCGCGACTACTACGGCACGTTCGCCCGCCTCGAAGCGGCCGGCACCTCCCCGATCTACGCCATGTGGGCCGAGGGAGTGGCCGCGGATGACGAGGTCATCTCGCTCCTGCTCGAACTGCCCCGACCGAAGCGCCAAGCCAATCTCCTCTTCGCAGCGGCGCGCCACCTCGGTGCGGGCGAGGGTTCCTATGTTCAGCTGCGATCGTGGCTGCTCGATCACTGGGACGACGTTCGGGAGCTCATGCTCGCTCGGTCCACGCAGACGAACGAGGCGGGCCGCTGCGCGACGCTGCTGCCGGTGCTCGCGCAGATCCCCGGTCCGATTGCGCTCATCGAGGTCGGAGCCTCGGCGGGTCTGTGCCTCTATCCCGACCGCTACAGCTACAGATTCACCGTCACCGAGGCGGCCGGACGCACCGCAGCCGACGATCGGACCGCTCGCGGAGGCGCAGTGACCACCGATCGTTCTGTTCCCGGGACGTCCGGTGCGAAGTTCGAGCAGTCGGTGACGCTCGACCCGGCCAATGGCCCCAGCCCGGTCGTGCTCGAATGCGAACTGGCGAACACCACGGCGCCGGAACACCTTCCCGAGGTGGCGTGGCGGGCCGGAATCGATCTCAATCCTCTCAATATCACCGATGCTGACCAGCGGGAATGGCTGACGTCGCTGATCTGGCCCGAGCATGAGTCGAGGCGGGAGCGCCTCCTCGCCGCCGCCTCGATTGCAGCTGCCGATCCCCCGCACCTCGTCCGCGGAGACCTGCTTGAGACCGTCGAATCCCTGCTCGCCGAAGTACCCTCCGGCACTCGGCCGGTCGTCTTCCACAGTGCGGTGCTCGCCTATGTCGATGCCGAGGCGCGTGCCCGCTTCGCCGCTCTCATGCAATCACGCGACGACGTCGTCTGGATCAGCAATGAGGGAGCCGGAGTCCTCCCTGACACTCGCGCGCAGCTCGAGACACTCGGGATTGAGCCCGACGGGCGATTCGTGCTCAGCGTCGACGGCCAGGCGGTCGCTCTGACCGGTCCCCACGGGCAGAGCTTCACCGGACTGCCACAGGCCCGCTGA
- a CDS encoding helix-turn-helix domain-containing protein, with translation MDENNGFVGTRQLRDRPQPGDERRWLELLDALDLDELTERFMTRVVTVSGYDPAPIPVSELRRTGRLSFSTLIEGLRAGGFDGPVAVSTEVGVSRARAGIPLEALMTAIRHDFSVLWEVLTRVASQDDAELVIRHTGIVLSTVDEYVSQVQQAYTAELARMRAEEFSVHAGLIASLFDDPDPTGERLSTIATGLGLDVDCPLLVIAATGDDVRALRVIISDHVRAGGTVFTHHLGEVLIAFTQVPEGAGHVSDPGGGGVGHSLGALAGKIAEARVGYVRAEGIGALRRSALTARDLADVIAADETSAMTWRSGWARLAARSLNAAGNPILADVESALAACGPVERERLIEAVQVYLATGSIGASAEQLFCHRNTVANRLRRFADLTGVDPMIPAEAARLVVGWA, from the coding sequence GACGAGCTGACCGAGCGGTTCATGACCCGCGTGGTCACGGTCTCCGGCTACGATCCCGCACCGATTCCGGTTTCGGAGCTGCGCCGAACCGGACGGCTCTCCTTCTCCACCCTCATCGAGGGACTGCGGGCCGGTGGTTTCGACGGGCCTGTGGCCGTGTCGACGGAGGTTGGGGTCTCCCGGGCGCGGGCAGGGATCCCGCTCGAGGCCCTGATGACGGCGATCCGACACGACTTCAGCGTGCTCTGGGAGGTGCTCACCCGGGTGGCGAGCCAGGACGATGCGGAGCTGGTCATCCGACACACGGGCATCGTATTGTCGACGGTCGACGAATACGTCTCCCAGGTCCAACAGGCCTACACGGCCGAGCTCGCACGAATGCGGGCCGAGGAGTTCTCGGTGCATGCCGGCCTCATCGCCAGTCTCTTCGATGATCCGGACCCGACCGGCGAACGACTGTCGACGATCGCGACCGGGCTCGGTCTCGACGTCGACTGTCCGCTGCTCGTCATCGCCGCCACCGGCGACGACGTCCGGGCCCTGCGGGTCATCATCTCCGATCATGTCCGCGCGGGCGGGACCGTGTTCACGCACCACCTCGGCGAGGTGCTCATCGCCTTCACGCAGGTTCCAGAAGGCGCGGGCCATGTTTCCGATCCCGGCGGGGGCGGAGTCGGTCATTCGCTGGGGGCGCTCGCCGGCAAGATCGCCGAGGCGAGGGTGGGGTATGTGCGTGCCGAAGGGATCGGGGCACTGCGGCGGTCGGCGTTGACCGCGCGTGACCTCGCCGACGTCATCGCCGCTGATGAGACGTCTGCGATGACCTGGCGCAGCGGGTGGGCGCGGTTGGCCGCCCGGTCACTCAATGCCGCGGGCAACCCGATCCTCGCCGATGTCGAGTCCGCGCTTGCCGCCTGCGGTCCGGTCGAGCGAGAGCGCCTCATCGAGGCGGTGCAGGTCTATCTGGCGACGGGGAGCATCGGTGCGTCGGCTGAGCAGCTGTTCTGCCACCGCAACACTGTGGCCAATCGTCTGCGCCGTTTCGCCGACCTCACCGGCGTCGACCCGATGATCCCCGCCGAGGCGGCCCGCCTCGTCGTCGGTTGGGCGTGA